From a single Crateriforma spongiae genomic region:
- a CDS encoding peptidase, whose translation MNLYSISRGWGFTLAVVWMASATAQPIPKKPHLAYVFPAGCQRGQTCEVVVGGQYLKSIESAAITGEGVTVEVVSYYQPLTDGQFNSLRRTLDTIRDRLTKQREAKGLKGKPPEEEVIKEAGFTDEQLEQMELYRQRRRDPRRQPNEQLDEQIRLKVTVAENADVGKRQLRLAKDPLVSDPIWFHIDRYTEVVEHEPNDDDPEYLSRSTPLTINGQIFPGDRDRFSFDVRRGQHLVIKASVRDVIPYLADAVPGWFQAVMDLRDSDGNEVAYSDSFFFHQDPVIMHRVSRDDTYTLTIRDSVYRGREDFVYRVTVGEIPFVTDYFPLGATADSEVTVRLRGWNLTNTTATIKTKSRRNIDGPQIFTVRQNDGTKVSLPLRVDLWPDVDEAESNDSPDEAQPIKLRTAINGRIDRPGDIDLYRLPGGGRITAEVYARRLGSPLDSVLSVLDADGNVLAFADDFEDRSHGLLTHQADSHLEVSLPAGGPYYLRLMDTQRNGGPEYAYRLCLRAPESSFQLRVTPGTIAARPGQVVPIDVHVMRTDGFDQPIQLQLVDPPEGLVLNGGIVPPGLDRVTATLTMPAKPDAKSASLHMKGIAARRGRGRTNVESVAVACEDRMQAFIWHHLIPLDQWSLVMTGKRTGWIPFRVQVPPGQPIPLLASGKVTVPAVMQQKNVQPSQINLEPVDAPEGIAASLVDTGQGRLGLEIDTTACDLSDGDAGNLVFRVIREIMPPKTEANPNPKMRRQDIGLYPALPFEISKSRARPQRRVASRN comes from the coding sequence GCTACTATCAGCCTTTGACCGATGGCCAATTCAATAGTCTGCGTCGAACCCTGGACACCATTCGCGATCGACTGACCAAGCAACGAGAAGCGAAAGGGTTGAAAGGGAAGCCGCCGGAAGAAGAGGTGATCAAAGAAGCTGGTTTTACTGACGAACAGTTGGAGCAGATGGAACTGTATCGTCAACGTCGGCGTGATCCGCGACGACAACCGAATGAGCAACTAGACGAGCAGATTCGTTTGAAGGTCACCGTGGCGGAGAATGCGGACGTCGGAAAACGACAATTGCGGCTGGCAAAAGATCCGTTGGTGTCCGACCCGATCTGGTTTCATATCGATCGGTATACGGAAGTGGTCGAACATGAGCCCAATGACGACGATCCCGAATACTTGTCTCGGTCGACACCGCTGACCATCAACGGCCAGATCTTCCCTGGCGATCGTGATCGGTTTTCGTTTGACGTTCGCCGTGGTCAGCATCTGGTCATCAAGGCATCCGTTCGCGACGTGATCCCCTACTTGGCCGATGCCGTGCCCGGCTGGTTTCAAGCGGTCATGGATCTACGAGATTCTGATGGAAACGAAGTCGCGTATTCCGATTCGTTTTTCTTTCATCAAGACCCGGTGATCATGCATCGCGTTAGTCGTGACGACACCTACACCCTGACGATTCGGGATTCGGTGTACCGGGGACGGGAAGACTTTGTTTATCGAGTCACGGTGGGCGAAATACCTTTCGTCACCGACTATTTTCCGTTGGGGGCCACAGCTGATTCGGAAGTCACCGTTCGTCTGCGTGGGTGGAATCTGACCAACACGACGGCGACGATCAAAACCAAATCACGACGAAACATCGATGGTCCGCAAATATTCACCGTGCGGCAGAATGATGGAACGAAGGTTTCGTTGCCGCTGCGTGTCGATCTTTGGCCGGACGTCGACGAAGCTGAATCGAACGATTCGCCGGATGAAGCACAGCCCATAAAGCTGCGTACGGCAATCAACGGTCGGATTGATCGGCCCGGGGACATCGATCTTTACCGGTTGCCCGGTGGCGGACGCATTACCGCCGAAGTGTATGCCAGGCGATTAGGATCGCCGTTGGATTCGGTGCTTTCCGTGCTGGACGCCGACGGGAATGTGCTTGCGTTTGCTGATGATTTCGAAGACCGTTCACATGGCCTTTTGACCCACCAGGCGGATTCGCATTTGGAAGTTTCGCTGCCCGCCGGTGGGCCCTACTACCTGCGGTTGATGGACACCCAGCGCAATGGTGGCCCCGAGTATGCCTATCGGTTATGCCTGCGAGCGCCCGAGTCGAGCTTCCAATTGCGAGTGACGCCCGGCACGATTGCCGCGCGACCAGGCCAAGTGGTCCCTATCGACGTGCACGTCATGCGAACCGATGGGTTCGATCAACCGATTCAGTTGCAACTGGTGGACCCGCCCGAGGGTTTAGTCTTGAACGGCGGGATTGTCCCGCCAGGTTTGGACCGCGTGACGGCAACGTTGACGATGCCAGCCAAGCCCGATGCTAAATCCGCCTCGCTGCACATGAAGGGGATTGCGGCACGTCGCGGTCGCGGGCGAACAAACGTCGAATCCGTTGCGGTCGCTTGCGAAGATAGAATGCAGGCGTTCATTTGGCATCATTTGATTCCGTTGGATCAATGGAGCCTGGTGATGACCGGAAAACGTACAGGTTGGATCCCATTCCGTGTTCAGGTGCCACCGGGCCAGCCGATTCCGTTGCTGGCAAGTGGCAAGGTGACTGTTCCCGCAGTCATGCAACAGAAAAATGTACAGCCATCCCAAATTAATCTAGAACCAGTCGATGCACCGGAGGGTATTGCGGCTTCGCTGGTCGATACCGGTCAAGGTCGCCTGGGTTTGGAAATCGATACCACGGCCTGCGATTTGAGCGATGGTGACGCCGGCAACTTGGTCTTTCGGGTCATTCGTGAAATCATGCCACCGAAGACCGAAGCCAACCCGAATCCAAAGATGCGACGCCAAGACATCGGACTTTACCCTGCTCTGCCGTTTGAAATTTCGAAGTCTCGAGCGCGACCCCAACGGCGCGTTGCATCGCGAAACTGA
- a CDS encoding SHD1 domain-containing protein: MLGWIQCPRSGGGRLRFVILVAWLACLACLGVCSADDSAEIRVWRDQTGRFETKAILVEIRDGRVKLRKPDGRVVWPPLSLLSQPDQDYVAKWQQAQEASDIFAGGVMEGDSPGPEAEATATAWKPGDEPVSVQSGRLLTVQPMPRPKLSEADPRSVSMSSPQAGLTVLPTIAGLADGNIPYLLDPKGRLSLLRVQQGTWDKTKFSQAVLVDHEVNRANPTTRWEEPLHFFNANPNHGLILGRADVGSWGATGQMVMLRLDGSGQLSELLRWYPEPESMESKPRVRQVEFIDAEIVLARVGDIVRVYDWNERREIWRLPISGWHRPALSPGGRYFAAQIRDEIALFESKTGNQLGVIKRDDADPIDLVFHPTGLRLAAVGGREIDIYDLADAGNDRSFSLTEPIDTFYSDPSWTDESHLLVGGTRLVDTDLGRQVWQYDLGGRGNDNRAFQSGLFRGVIGGRGGLIVFRHAIPHATVAKAKASVDWSDIQVLGPGDPVRLEISVSGPTNRSKVAELMQAAIAKAGWKLSDTADSVVRFANYRTDERTHRFRSGPLKDQELPYRPYATVVDVEVGGEVVYRVADVGRVPDDFKVSLDETLKDAIERQTVPTYRMIERLDLPPHIIQPEFQHGLGKSTLDAEGFVDATDFVSGLVQAPPRGR, encoded by the coding sequence ATGCTTGGTTGGATTCAATGTCCCCGGTCTGGTGGGGGCCGACTGCGATTCGTGATCTTGGTCGCTTGGCTGGCTTGTCTCGCTTGCCTTGGCGTCTGTTCGGCTGATGATTCAGCGGAAATTCGAGTCTGGCGGGATCAAACCGGTCGCTTTGAAACGAAGGCTATCCTGGTAGAAATCAGGGACGGACGTGTCAAGTTGCGGAAACCGGACGGACGCGTTGTTTGGCCACCGCTTAGTCTGCTAAGTCAACCGGACCAAGACTACGTCGCCAAATGGCAGCAGGCCCAAGAGGCCTCCGACATCTTTGCCGGCGGTGTGATGGAAGGTGATTCACCGGGGCCCGAGGCCGAAGCGACAGCGACAGCGTGGAAACCGGGCGACGAGCCGGTTTCCGTACAGTCTGGGCGGTTGCTGACGGTCCAACCGATGCCACGCCCGAAATTGAGCGAAGCAGACCCACGCTCGGTTTCGATGTCTTCACCACAGGCCGGCCTGACGGTGTTGCCGACCATCGCCGGACTTGCCGATGGAAACATCCCATACTTGCTGGACCCAAAGGGAAGGTTGTCCCTTTTGCGAGTCCAACAGGGCACGTGGGACAAAACAAAATTCTCTCAGGCCGTCTTGGTTGATCACGAGGTCAATCGGGCGAATCCGACCACGCGGTGGGAAGAACCACTTCACTTTTTCAACGCGAACCCGAATCACGGCTTGATCTTGGGCAGGGCCGACGTGGGCAGTTGGGGTGCCACCGGGCAAATGGTGATGCTGCGGTTGGACGGTTCGGGGCAACTGAGTGAATTGCTGCGTTGGTATCCAGAACCTGAGTCCATGGAATCCAAGCCGCGGGTTCGGCAAGTCGAGTTCATCGATGCGGAAATTGTTTTGGCTCGCGTCGGTGACATCGTCCGCGTCTACGACTGGAATGAACGACGCGAAATTTGGCGATTGCCGATTAGTGGCTGGCATCGACCAGCACTAAGTCCCGGCGGTCGATATTTTGCAGCCCAGATTCGTGACGAGATCGCGTTGTTTGAATCCAAGACCGGAAATCAATTGGGCGTGATCAAACGCGACGATGCGGATCCAATTGATTTGGTGTTTCACCCAACGGGATTAAGACTGGCTGCGGTCGGCGGACGCGAAATCGACATCTATGATTTAGCGGATGCGGGCAACGATCGAAGTTTCAGTTTGACCGAACCGATCGACACGTTTTACAGCGATCCCAGTTGGACGGACGAATCACATTTGTTGGTTGGCGGCACTCGGTTGGTGGATACAGACCTCGGACGACAGGTTTGGCAATACGACCTTGGGGGTCGTGGCAACGATAACCGTGCGTTTCAGTCAGGTTTGTTTCGTGGCGTGATCGGCGGTCGAGGCGGTCTGATTGTCTTTCGTCACGCCATTCCCCATGCAACGGTTGCCAAAGCCAAGGCGTCGGTCGACTGGTCGGACATCCAGGTGCTGGGCCCCGGCGATCCGGTGCGTTTGGAGATCAGCGTTTCGGGTCCAACGAACCGATCGAAGGTCGCTGAATTGATGCAAGCCGCGATTGCCAAAGCGGGATGGAAGTTATCGGACACCGCTGACAGCGTGGTGCGTTTCGCAAACTATCGAACCGACGAGCGAACGCATCGATTTCGTTCGGGGCCGTTGAAAGACCAGGAGTTGCCGTATCGCCCGTACGCCACGGTCGTGGACGTGGAAGTCGGCGGGGAAGTCGTCTATCGGGTGGCCGATGTTGGACGAGTGCCGGATGATTTTAAGGTGAGTTTGGATGAAACGCTGAAAGACGCGATCGAACGACAAACGGTGCCGACCTATCGGATGATCGAACGTCTGGATTTGCCGCCGCACATCATCCAGCCCGAATTCCAGCATGGCCTGGGGAAGTCGACCTTGGACGCCGAAGGATTCGTCGATGCGACCGACTTTGTTTCCGGTCTTGTCCAGGCACCTCCGCGTGGTCGCTAA
- a CDS encoding M28 family peptidase, with product MKRRLHLFVTFATALLIAKASAEGPASVGNDEDAPLMGKTRQITFEGRRAGEGYFSPDASKMVFQSERDPKNPFYQIYWMDLGTGDIERVSPGIGKTTCAWIHPDGKQVLFASTHDDPEAQEKQQAELDFRASGKSRRYSWDYDPNFELYIWDSTNGKYTRLTHELGYDAEASFSPDGSQIVFASNRSAFQNELTDTQQQRFETDPSVMMELYIMDADGTNVRRLTDVPGYDGGPFFSPDGQRICWRRFGEDGATAEIYTMRTDGTDVQRLTDLGVMSWAPFYHPSGDYLVFTTNKHGFGNFELYLVRADGNGDPVRVTDADGFDGLPVFLPGGDRIAWTNNRASGNQSQIFMANWNDAEARRRLGLTKNKVSGDDEAFESDVATARQNINATSGEFQPADAGRHVDYLTRPELEGRLTGTIGEKKATAYVAAYLQHLGFEPAGEDGTFFQSFDFPAGSELTDENIMSAKQQDALRLGEDWTPLGFSGTGSFDVGDVVFAGYGMTVPGSDGVEEYDSYVHLDVNDKWVMILRDMPQNISADRRQQLARYSAPQRKASVARDRGAKGVIFVAGPNSKVKRDLIRFDSSASQAGVSIAVTSISNRIAASWFDRAGKDLNAAQTALDDGSMQMGYALEGVKVSAKIGIKRSTGTGRNVIARLATDSPDHAGAPVVVLGAHIDHLGRGGAGNSLATGDDEDQIHFGADDNASGVAAILEIAQYLASQKRSGKLDAKRELLIAAWSGEELGLFGSQAFVSAYADLYESPDTHDPHTDHAPAHAPHGEHAKSNTSTTVDVAHAHGAHADQDSLRDSIAVYLNLDMVGRLRESLIIQGIGSSPGFEAEVQRRNIPVGLTLKLDRTSTRLPTDASAFVTRNVPILSGFTGAHSDYHTPRDVASKLNYEGLSDIAQLFGLLTRGFLVSDAAPEFRLDEGEQTKEVPRARLTAYLGTIPDYASGDIKGVKLSGVGTDGPADKAGVQGGDIIVKLAGRTIENLYDYTYAIEALKIGETVEMVVQRGDEEITLQIVPGSRD from the coding sequence ATGAAACGACGACTGCACCTTTTTGTCACGTTCGCAACGGCCTTGCTAATCGCGAAAGCGTCGGCTGAGGGACCTGCGTCCGTCGGAAACGATGAAGACGCGCCACTGATGGGCAAAACGCGTCAAATCACTTTTGAAGGCCGTCGTGCGGGGGAAGGCTACTTCAGTCCTGACGCCTCCAAGATGGTGTTCCAAAGCGAACGTGATCCGAAAAACCCTTTCTATCAGATTTACTGGATGGATCTGGGAACGGGGGATATCGAAAGGGTTTCTCCCGGCATTGGAAAAACCACCTGTGCCTGGATCCATCCTGACGGCAAACAAGTCCTGTTCGCCAGCACGCACGACGATCCGGAAGCCCAAGAGAAACAACAGGCCGAATTGGACTTTCGTGCGTCGGGGAAAAGCCGCCGATACTCTTGGGACTATGACCCCAATTTCGAACTGTACATTTGGGACTCAACCAATGGAAAGTACACTCGCCTGACGCATGAACTCGGCTACGACGCCGAAGCAAGCTTCAGCCCCGATGGCAGTCAAATTGTTTTTGCCTCCAACCGATCGGCTTTCCAGAATGAATTGACCGACACACAGCAACAGCGGTTCGAAACCGATCCTTCGGTCATGATGGAGCTGTACATCATGGATGCCGACGGAACGAATGTCCGACGGCTGACCGATGTCCCTGGTTATGACGGCGGTCCCTTCTTTTCGCCCGATGGCCAACGCATCTGCTGGCGACGGTTCGGTGAAGACGGTGCGACGGCCGAGATTTACACCATGCGGACCGACGGCACCGATGTGCAACGCCTAACCGACTTGGGCGTGATGAGCTGGGCACCGTTTTACCACCCCAGCGGTGACTACCTTGTTTTCACGACAAACAAACACGGCTTCGGCAACTTCGAGCTTTACTTGGTGCGTGCCGACGGCAACGGCGACCCTGTGCGTGTCACGGATGCCGACGGTTTTGATGGGCTTCCCGTCTTCTTGCCCGGCGGAGACCGCATCGCCTGGACCAACAATCGTGCGTCAGGCAACCAGTCTCAAATCTTCATGGCGAATTGGAATGATGCGGAAGCACGACGACGCCTGGGACTGACAAAGAACAAAGTTTCTGGCGATGACGAAGCCTTTGAATCCGACGTGGCAACCGCACGGCAAAACATCAACGCCACATCAGGTGAATTTCAACCAGCCGACGCGGGCCGTCACGTCGATTATTTGACGCGTCCGGAACTTGAAGGTCGTTTGACGGGGACCATCGGTGAAAAAAAAGCCACTGCCTACGTCGCAGCCTATCTTCAACACTTGGGTTTCGAACCGGCCGGTGAAGATGGAACGTTTTTCCAGTCCTTCGATTTCCCTGCCGGGTCCGAATTGACGGACGAAAATATAATGTCCGCTAAACAGCAGGACGCCCTGCGTCTGGGCGAAGACTGGACGCCTCTTGGTTTCTCCGGCACCGGGTCTTTCGATGTCGGTGACGTTGTTTTTGCGGGCTACGGCATGACCGTTCCTGGCAGCGACGGTGTGGAGGAATACGACAGCTATGTCCATCTGGATGTGAATGATAAATGGGTGATGATCCTGCGTGACATGCCCCAAAACATCTCGGCGGATCGACGACAGCAATTGGCACGTTACAGCGCACCACAAAGAAAAGCGTCCGTGGCTCGAGACCGTGGCGCCAAAGGCGTGATCTTTGTGGCCGGACCAAACAGCAAGGTGAAACGCGACCTGATTCGCTTTGACTCCAGCGCGTCACAAGCTGGCGTCAGCATCGCCGTGACAAGCATCAGCAACCGTATAGCCGCATCTTGGTTTGATCGCGCCGGTAAAGACTTGAATGCTGCTCAGACGGCACTGGACGACGGATCAATGCAGATGGGTTACGCACTGGAAGGCGTTAAAGTCAGTGCCAAGATCGGCATCAAACGATCCACCGGAACGGGGCGCAATGTCATTGCACGACTGGCGACCGATTCCCCCGACCACGCGGGAGCCCCTGTGGTTGTTTTGGGAGCCCACATCGATCACCTCGGTCGTGGCGGTGCCGGAAACAGCTTGGCCACAGGCGATGATGAAGATCAAATTCACTTTGGGGCCGACGACAATGCCAGCGGCGTTGCGGCCATCTTGGAAATCGCTCAGTACCTCGCCTCGCAAAAACGAAGCGGCAAGCTGGACGCTAAACGTGAGCTGTTGATTGCCGCGTGGAGCGGCGAAGAACTGGGGCTGTTCGGTTCGCAAGCGTTTGTTTCGGCTTATGCCGATCTGTACGAATCACCCGATACACATGATCCACACACGGACCATGCACCCGCACATGCCCCCCACGGCGAACATGCGAAATCGAATACCTCCACGACCGTGGACGTCGCGCATGCCCACGGTGCCCATGCCGACCAGGATTCGCTGCGTGACAGCATCGCGGTCTATCTGAACTTGGATATGGTGGGGCGTTTGCGTGAAAGCCTGATCATTCAGGGCATCGGATCGTCTCCCGGTTTTGAAGCCGAGGTCCAGCGGCGAAACATCCCCGTCGGCTTGACGTTGAAATTGGACCGAACCAGCACACGTCTGCCGACCGACGCATCCGCCTTTGTCACACGAAACGTACCGATTCTTTCGGGCTTTACCGGTGCCCACTCGGACTATCACACGCCGCGTGACGTTGCGAGCAAATTGAACTACGAGGGACTGTCGGATATCGCGCAACTGTTCGGCTTGCTGACGCGTGGATTTTTGGTTTCCGATGCCGCACCGGAATTCCGTTTGGATGAAGGCGAACAAACGAAAGAGGTTCCCAGAGCCCGTTTGACAGCCTATCTGGGCACCATCCCGGACTATGCGTCGGGCGACATCAAAGGAGTCAAGCTCAGTGGCGTCGGAACCGACGGCCCGGCCGACAAAGCGGGCGTCCAAGGTGGCGATATTATTGTCAAACTGGCCGGTCGCACGATCGAAAACTTATACGACTACACCTATGCCATCGAAGCATTGAAGATTGGTGAGACTGTTGAAATGGTCGTTCAGCGAGGCGACGAGGAAATCACGCTACAGATCGTCCCTGGGTCTCGCGACTGA
- a CDS encoding DUF3500 domain-containing protein, which produces MKRFPLAILAMCLIGLSVMSGLKVGDPPGVQMHQHAKAFLSTLDKEQSSQAVIPFDDERRVQWHFIPMKTRKGLMLGDMTEAQRTGALRLLRAALSEIGYRKADQIRSMEQVLHVLEGDGGNWKRDPMKYYVTVFGQPDDQKPWGLSFEGHHLSLNFVCRGGRIVDSTPQFMASNPATLMNEVDDPSVTLHKGTRILRDEEQLGFDLVNSLSDAQRSEAIIAEEALSEIRFAGEAQADVTAPEGIRYQKLDADQQQILQRLVDTYIDVVPDPVAVTRRDAIAENGWNQIHFAWAGATEPGIGHYYRVQGKSFLIEFVNTQSDAVGNPANHIHCVWRDLTGDFDLPASQ; this is translated from the coding sequence ATGAAACGTTTTCCGCTTGCAATTCTCGCAATGTGTCTGATCGGACTGTCGGTGATGTCCGGCCTAAAGGTCGGCGATCCGCCCGGCGTCCAAATGCATCAGCATGCCAAGGCGTTTCTGTCGACACTGGACAAAGAACAGTCCTCTCAAGCGGTCATCCCCTTCGACGATGAACGCCGAGTCCAATGGCACTTCATCCCGATGAAGACACGCAAGGGTTTGATGCTGGGGGACATGACCGAAGCCCAACGCACCGGCGCCCTGCGTCTATTGCGTGCCGCACTTAGCGAAATCGGCTATCGAAAGGCGGATCAAATCCGAAGCATGGAACAAGTGCTTCATGTCTTGGAAGGCGATGGTGGCAATTGGAAACGCGACCCGATGAAATACTACGTCACGGTGTTCGGCCAGCCCGACGACCAGAAACCGTGGGGCCTGAGCTTCGAAGGCCATCACCTTTCCTTGAACTTCGTGTGCCGTGGGGGCAGGATCGTCGATAGCACGCCACAATTCATGGCATCAAATCCTGCGACCTTGATGAACGAGGTGGACGACCCAAGTGTCACCCTGCACAAAGGGACGCGGATTCTGCGTGACGAAGAACAGTTGGGGTTCGATCTGGTCAATTCGCTCAGCGATGCCCAGAGGTCCGAAGCGATCATCGCTGAAGAAGCTCTCTCGGAAATTCGTTTCGCCGGCGAGGCGCAAGCGGACGTCACCGCCCCCGAAGGCATTCGTTATCAAAAACTTGATGCCGACCAACAACAGATCCTGCAGCGTTTGGTTGACACCTATATCGATGTGGTCCCCGACCCCGTTGCGGTGACACGTCGTGACGCGATTGCCGAAAACGGTTGGAACCAAATCCACTTTGCGTGGGCGGGGGCCACTGAACCGGGCATCGGCCACTACTACCGTGTTCAGGGCAAGAGTTTCCTGATCGAGTTTGTGAACACCCAATCCGACGCGGTTGGCAATCCGGCAAACCACATCCACTGTGTCTGGCGCGATCTGACCGGCGACTTCGACTTGCCGGCATCACAATAG
- a CDS encoding WecB/TagA/CpsF family glycosyltransferase, with protein sequence MIDLGKKSVLGIEVNAIDYEAAVARVIESAKRRQPMSVTALAVHGVMTGVQDKTHRYRLNRFDLVCPDGQPVRWALNSLHGLSLPDRVYGPELTLRLCAAAAKEDVSVFLFGATEEMLKQFADNLTEKFDGLRIAGIRASRFRQISPEERDDLVNEIRDSGAQMCFVGLGCPRQEIFAYEMRDRLGMPLIAVGAAFAFHAGMLDQAPRWMQDRGLEWFYRLTKEPGRLWRRYVLLNPAYLSLLAMQKLGLRRESGLEESKPTDDLLFG encoded by the coding sequence ATGATCGACCTTGGCAAGAAAAGCGTTCTGGGCATCGAAGTCAACGCCATAGATTACGAAGCCGCCGTCGCCCGTGTGATCGAATCCGCCAAACGGCGACAGCCGATGTCGGTGACCGCGTTGGCAGTCCACGGCGTGATGACCGGTGTCCAGGACAAGACCCATCGATATCGACTGAACCGTTTTGATCTTGTCTGCCCCGACGGCCAACCGGTTCGCTGGGCATTGAATTCGCTTCACGGGCTCAGCCTTCCAGATCGTGTCTATGGCCCAGAATTGACTCTGCGTCTGTGTGCGGCAGCGGCCAAGGAAGATGTTTCGGTCTTTCTGTTCGGTGCCACAGAAGAGATGCTGAAGCAGTTCGCAGACAACCTGACCGAAAAATTCGATGGATTACGGATCGCCGGAATCCGCGCCTCACGATTTCGTCAGATTTCACCTGAGGAACGAGACGACTTGGTGAATGAGATTCGCGACAGCGGGGCCCAGATGTGCTTTGTCGGCTTGGGATGCCCACGACAAGAAATCTTCGCTTACGAGATGCGAGATCGCCTGGGCATGCCACTGATCGCGGTCGGTGCGGCGTTCGCCTTTCACGCCGGAATGCTGGACCAGGCACCGCGGTGGATGCAGGACCGTGGCCTGGAATGGTTTTACCGACTGACCAAGGAACCGGGGCGTTTGTGGCGTCGATACGTGTTGCTGAACCCCGCGTATCTGTCACTGTTGGCAATGCAAAAGCTCGGGCTTCGACGTGAAAGTGGGCTGGAAGAATCCAAACCCACCGACGATCTGCTTTTCGGCTGA
- a CDS encoding polysaccharide deacetylase family protein: MNRPVASLSLDLDNRWAYLRAAGRDDWTKRPSYLPMAVDRIVDVLGELSLPLTVFLVGRDLTDEADCDAIRRFDSIQWEPANHSLNHLPWMHTMPPDQIEEEIATTEQRIINLLGIRPYGFRGPGFSCPPEVLNVLQERGYLYDASSFPTSVAPIARWFFMLKTGLKGQQKDKAKQLYGGFGSMLKPNRPHRLQNSAPEFWEIPVSVMPLTRLPIHMSYLCYLASFSVTAAKMYFSSVVRLATLTGTSISLLLHPPDFFGHEDADDLSYLPGMSMARDDKIRFVRWALESLKGRFEVRRMIDQLHSLAPETVSAITQADLKQHKSSEFHSPVPDRVVDAATTP; this comes from the coding sequence ATGAATCGCCCCGTCGCAAGCCTATCACTGGATCTGGACAACCGCTGGGCCTATCTGCGGGCCGCCGGCCGCGATGATTGGACGAAACGTCCAAGTTATCTGCCCATGGCGGTCGACCGAATCGTCGATGTCCTGGGCGAACTGAGCCTGCCGCTGACGGTCTTCCTTGTCGGTCGTGACTTGACGGACGAGGCGGACTGCGACGCGATTCGGCGGTTCGATTCGATTCAGTGGGAACCGGCCAATCATTCCCTGAATCATTTGCCGTGGATGCACACGATGCCCCCGGATCAGATCGAAGAAGAGATCGCAACTACCGAGCAACGAATCATCAATCTGCTGGGCATCCGACCGTACGGATTTCGCGGCCCCGGTTTCAGCTGTCCTCCCGAAGTTCTGAACGTCTTACAAGAACGGGGTTACCTGTACGACGCGTCATCCTTCCCCACATCGGTCGCACCGATCGCCCGTTGGTTCTTCATGCTGAAAACGGGTTTGAAAGGCCAACAGAAGGACAAAGCCAAACAGCTGTACGGTGGATTCGGGTCGATGCTAAAGCCCAACCGCCCACATCGGTTGCAAAATAGTGCACCCGAGTTTTGGGAGATCCCTGTATCCGTCATGCCGTTGACGCGTCTACCGATCCACATGAGCTATCTGTGTTACCTGGCCAGTTTTTCGGTCACCGCGGCCAAGATGTATTTTTCGTCGGTTGTGCGTTTGGCAACGCTGACCGGAACGTCGATTTCGTTGTTGTTGCACCCACCGGATTTTTTCGGGCATGAAGACGCCGACGACCTGAGCTATTTGCCGGGCATGTCGATGGCACGCGACGACAAAATTCGATTCGTCCGCTGGGCTTTGGAAAGTCTGAAAGGCCGCTTCGAAGTCCGCAGAATGATCGACCAGTTGCACTCACTTGCACCGGAGACGGTTTCGGCGATCACGCAAGCTGACTTAAAACAGCACAAATCCAGCGAGTTTCATTCCCCCGTACCGGACCGCGTTGTGGACGCGGCAACGACACCATGA